In one Rugosibacter aromaticivorans genomic region, the following are encoded:
- a CDS encoding ABC transporter permease, protein MNFAATLRVALLALRINKMRSALTMLGIIIGVAAVIVMIAVGNGAQSRVEEQIRSLGSNIIMVLSGSVTSGGARGGSGSQPTIFEDDATAMMREIDDIQAAAPTLRGAGQVIAGNANWSTVFYGITPEYLEVREWPIAEGRSFEPAEMNGSSKVVLIGQTVAENLFGAASPLDQVIRVRKVPLTVIGVLERKGQNMMGQDQDDTLLMPISTARTRVIGVTQAKSRSVNSIMVKVKDEADMSQAEARMRELLRQRHRLQPGQDDDFYVRNLSEILQAQEASSKIMALLLAAVASVSLLVGGIGIMNIMLVSVTERTREIGLRMAVGARGRDILTQFLVEAVTLSVIGGLIGIVLGISTALLIATLAGWPTALSATAIILAAGFAAVIGVFFGYYPARKASRLLPIDALHYE, encoded by the coding sequence ATGAACTTTGCCGCCACCCTGCGTGTCGCTCTGCTCGCCCTGCGTATCAACAAGATGCGCTCGGCGCTGACCATGCTCGGCATCATCATCGGTGTGGCGGCAGTGATTGTGATGATTGCCGTCGGCAACGGGGCACAGTCGCGGGTGGAAGAGCAGATCAGGAGCCTCGGCTCGAATATCATCATGGTGTTGTCCGGCTCGGTGACATCGGGCGGCGCACGTGGCGGCTCCGGCTCGCAGCCGACGATTTTTGAAGATGATGCTACCGCCATGATGCGCGAGATTGACGATATTCAGGCCGCCGCGCCCACGCTGCGCGGCGCAGGCCAGGTGATCGCTGGTAATGCCAATTGGTCGACGGTTTTCTACGGCATCACGCCAGAATACCTTGAAGTGCGCGAATGGCCTATCGCCGAAGGGCGGAGCTTTGAACCCGCGGAAATGAATGGCAGCAGCAAGGTTGTCCTGATCGGGCAAACCGTGGCGGAAAACCTGTTTGGCGCTGCCAGCCCGCTCGACCAGGTGATTCGCGTGCGCAAGGTACCGCTCACCGTGATCGGCGTGCTGGAACGCAAAGGCCAAAACATGATGGGCCAGGATCAGGACGATACCTTGCTGATGCCGATCAGCACAGCCAGAACCCGCGTGATCGGCGTGACACAAGCCAAATCGCGTAGCGTTAACTCGATCATGGTCAAGGTCAAAGACGAGGCAGACATGTCGCAAGCCGAAGCGCGCATGAGGGAATTGCTGCGCCAGCGTCATCGCCTGCAACCCGGCCAGGATGACGACTTTTACGTGCGCAACCTGTCGGAAATTCTGCAAGCGCAAGAAGCGTCGTCAAAAATCATGGCGCTGCTGCTGGCTGCCGTGGCTTCTGTCTCGCTGCTGGTCGGCGGCATTGGCATCATGAACATCATGCTGGTCTCGGTCACCGAGCGCACGCGTGAAATTGGTTTACGCATGGCTGTCGGTGCGCGTGGCCGCGACATCCTGACGCAATTTCTGGTCGAAGCCGTCACCCTTTCGGTGATAGGCGGGCTCATCGGCATTGTGCTCGGCATCAGCACCGCCCTATTGATTGCCACACTGGCTGGCTGGCCCACGGCATTGTCGGCCACCGCCATTATTCTGGCCGCCGGTTTCGCCGCAGTCATCGGTGTTTTCTTCGGCTACTATCCGGCGCGCAAAGCCTCGCGTCTACTGCCGATTGATGCCTTGCACTACGAATAG
- a CDS encoding NRAMP family divalent metal transporter, protein MTSRLRLWLRSLGPGLITGAADDDPSGIATYSQAGAQYGFGMLWTLPFTYPLMVSIQMVSARIGRVTGRGLAANLRLSYPRWVALPLVLLLLMANTINIASDIAAMADAVHLVAGGPSNVYAVAFGMLCLLLQIFIPYERYVRVLKWLTLSLFAYVGTLFFVHVPWTTVLLDTLWPKIEHTSDYLGLVVSIFGTTISPYMFFWQAGQEVEEMGRRPRVSALMRRPEDATRQLARIRLDTVLGMGFSQSVAFFIMLTTAVTLHVHGINDIQTSAQAAAALRPIAGDYAFVLFAAGIVGTGLLAVPVLAGSAAYAVAEFFRWRTGLGLKPAAAKGFYSIIAISTLLGVLLDFSSLDPMKALLWSAMINGVVAVPLMAVMMHMSGREKMMGRFVGSPRLRWMGWLATAVMALATLAFGITNWYG, encoded by the coding sequence ATGACATCCCGCCTTCGCCTCTGGTTACGCTCTCTGGGCCCGGGCCTGATCACGGGCGCGGCGGACGACGATCCCAGTGGCATCGCCACTTATTCGCAAGCCGGCGCGCAATACGGCTTTGGCATGCTGTGGACGCTGCCATTTACTTATCCGTTGATGGTCAGCATACAAATGGTCAGCGCACGCATTGGCCGCGTCACCGGGCGTGGCCTGGCGGCCAACCTGCGGCTCAGTTACCCACGCTGGGTTGCTCTGCCGTTAGTGCTGCTGTTGCTGATGGCAAATACCATCAACATCGCCTCCGACATCGCGGCGATGGCGGATGCTGTGCATCTCGTCGCGGGCGGCCCAAGCAATGTGTACGCGGTGGCGTTCGGTATGCTGTGTCTGCTGTTGCAAATATTCATTCCCTATGAACGTTACGTGCGGGTGCTCAAGTGGCTGACGTTGTCGCTGTTCGCCTATGTCGGCACCTTGTTTTTTGTGCATGTGCCGTGGACTACCGTGCTGCTCGATACGCTATGGCCGAAAATCGAGCATACGAGCGACTATCTGGGTCTGGTGGTCAGCATTTTCGGCACAACGATCAGTCCGTACATGTTTTTCTGGCAGGCTGGCCAGGAAGTGGAAGAAATGGGACGGCGGCCCCGAGTCAGCGCGCTGATGAGGCGTCCTGAAGATGCCACCCGCCAGTTGGCGCGCATCAGGCTGGATACTGTGCTGGGCATGGGTTTTTCGCAATCGGTGGCCTTCTTCATCATGCTCACAACGGCGGTGACGCTGCATGTGCATGGCATAAATGACATTCAAACCTCGGCGCAAGCGGCGGCGGCGCTGCGGCCGATTGCCGGCGATTACGCCTTTGTGCTGTTTGCTGCTGGCATTGTCGGTACGGGCTTGTTGGCGGTGCCTGTGCTGGCCGGATCAGCGGCCTACGCGGTGGCAGAGTTTTTTCGTTGGCGCACGGGGCTTGGCCTCAAACCTGCGGCAGCCAAGGGCTTTTATTCCATTATTGCCATCTCTACCTTGCTTGGCGTGCTGCTTGATTTCAGTTCGCTTGACCCGATGAAGGCGCTGTTGTGGAGCGCGATGATCAACGGTGTTGTCGCGGTGCCGTTGATGGCGGTAATGATGCACATGTCCGGACGCGAGAAAATGATGGGCCGCTTTGTCGGTTCGCCGCGCTTGCGCTGGATGGGCTGGCTGGCGACGGCTGTCATGGCGCTGGCGACGCTGGCTTTCGGCATTACCAACTGGTATGGCTGA
- a CDS encoding ABC transporter ATP-binding protein, producing the protein MAALIQVDGLAKDYQMGSTLVQALRGVTLNIAVGEFVAVMGPSGSGKSTFMNLLGCLDQPSRGRYRLGTREVSQLSSDELAKVRNRQIGFVFQHFNLLARTSALDNAALPLLYSQLPVAERSARAKQRLAQVGLAEHMDHHPAQLSGGQQQRVAIARALVCNPQLVLADEPTGALDSRTSTEIMALLQQLNREGITIVLVTHEHDIALFASRIISFRDGLVIEDKANTPNDAAALLTMASIANQGTA; encoded by the coding sequence ATGGCGGCACTGATTCAGGTTGACGGACTGGCCAAGGACTACCAGATGGGCAGCACCCTCGTGCAAGCCTTGCGTGGTGTGACCCTGAATATTGCCGTCGGCGAATTTGTCGCGGTCATGGGGCCGTCCGGTTCGGGCAAATCCACGTTCATGAATCTGCTCGGCTGTCTTGACCAGCCCAGCCGTGGCCGCTATCGGCTGGGGACACGGGAAGTCTCGCAACTCTCCAGCGATGAACTCGCAAAGGTGCGCAATCGGCAAATTGGCTTTGTCTTCCAGCACTTCAACTTGTTGGCCCGCACCTCGGCGCTCGACAATGCCGCCCTGCCCCTGCTCTATAGCCAGCTACCCGTTGCCGAGCGCTCCGCCCGCGCCAAACAACGGCTGGCGCAGGTGGGGCTGGCCGAGCATATGGATCACCATCCCGCGCAGCTTTCCGGCGGCCAGCAGCAGCGCGTGGCCATTGCCCGCGCGCTGGTCTGCAACCCGCAACTGGTGCTGGCGGACGAGCCCACCGGCGCGCTCGATAGCCGCACCAGCACCGAGATCATGGCGTTGTTGCAGCAACTCAACCGCGAAGGCATCACTATCGTGCTGGTGACGCATGAACACGATATTGCGCTTTTCGCCAGCCGCATCATCAGCTTCCGTGATGGTCTGGTCATTGAAGATAAAGCCAACACACCCAACGATGCGGCCGCGTTGCTGACCATGGCTTCCATAGCTAACCAAGGCACCGCATGA
- a CDS encoding phosphatase PAP2 family protein, translated as MPEALQQTTNAWQIVTHLGSASLLIPTVIITVAGLWQCQQKAAVGLWLLALTLAILICLATKIAFIGWGLGIASLNFTGISGHTLFATAVLPVLFHWLITWRPLRFRFAGAGLGLLLAVAVGVSRVVLGAHSQSEVVSGWLVGLVVSGVAVHALHERLKPPRFALMALAVLMFVFDTTTATYLPTHYYETRLALFLSRHDKPYTRHELMRPAT; from the coding sequence ATGCCTGAAGCGCTTCAGCAAACAACTAACGCCTGGCAGATCGTTACCCATTTGGGTTCGGCGAGTCTGCTGATCCCCACAGTGATTATTACAGTAGCGGGACTGTGGCAGTGCCAGCAGAAGGCGGCTGTCGGTCTTTGGTTATTGGCACTGACCTTGGCGATCCTGATCTGCCTTGCTACGAAGATTGCATTTATCGGGTGGGGGCTCGGTATCGCATCGCTTAACTTTACGGGCATCAGCGGGCACACTTTATTTGCAACGGCTGTTCTGCCGGTGCTGTTCCACTGGCTGATCACATGGCGGCCTTTGCGCTTCCGATTTGCCGGCGCTGGCTTGGGTCTTCTGCTCGCAGTGGCTGTCGGTGTTTCGCGCGTTGTTCTCGGGGCGCACAGCCAGAGCGAGGTCGTCTCTGGTTGGTTGGTCGGCCTGGTGGTCAGTGGTGTAGCGGTGCATGCGCTTCATGAGCGACTTAAACCTCCCCGGTTTGCACTAATGGCCCTGGCTGTGCTGATGTTTGTCTTTGACACGACCACTGCGACCTACCTCCCGACGCACTACTACGAAACCCGGTTGGCGCTGTTTTTATCAAGACATGACAAACCCTATACCCGCCATGAGTTGATGCGACCCGCCACGTGA
- a CDS encoding efflux RND transporter periplasmic adaptor subunit translates to MKTLTRFSRPRLIALALIILAAITYAAWHFFAAGGEALKFKQARVEAGPITSAVSATGTLNPVVSVQVGSQVSGQIKEILVDFNSPVKAGQLIARLDPETYRQRVIQAQADTEAARANLAMQQADVLRVQANLTDAQRDYARKKLLVEKKFISPADLDKAQTTFDAAVAALRVAQAQALSGAAQVRQRQALLAQAQVDLGRTEIRSPVDGVVVKRSVDTGQTVAASLQAPELFIIAKSLTDMQVETSVDEADVGRIQPGQSVSFTVDAFPGQHFAGQVTQVRKAASIVSNVVSYTVVVSAANPDLILLPGMTANVRIITAHKDNVLKVPNAALRFRPPTTGDEKGEEKSIPAARGDSSRTVPQGDLPRGVSPAPTFRRGEDSSNGSRPTADSSPKADSNLWVLDKDGKPSAVAVRLGLTEGSMTEIIVSPPADNGRIKAGSEVIIGLQNASRGKSAGAPGPRMF, encoded by the coding sequence ATGAAAACGCTCACTCGTTTCTCCCGTCCGCGCCTCATCGCGCTTGCCCTGATCATCCTCGCTGCCATCACTTATGCCGCCTGGCATTTTTTTGCTGCTGGCGGCGAGGCGCTGAAATTCAAGCAGGCCAGGGTTGAAGCAGGGCCGATCACGTCCGCTGTGTCGGCTACAGGCACGCTTAACCCGGTGGTCTCGGTGCAGGTTGGCTCGCAGGTTTCCGGTCAGATAAAAGAAATTCTGGTGGATTTCAATTCGCCGGTGAAGGCTGGCCAGTTGATCGCCCGTCTCGATCCGGAAACCTATCGCCAGCGAGTGATTCAGGCTCAGGCGGACACAGAAGCTGCACGGGCTAACCTGGCCATGCAGCAGGCGGATGTCCTCCGCGTGCAGGCGAATCTGACCGATGCCCAACGCGATTACGCGCGCAAAAAGTTGCTGGTGGAAAAGAAATTCATTTCGCCAGCCGATCTTGACAAGGCGCAAACCACGTTCGATGCGGCGGTGGCGGCGCTGCGGGTTGCCCAAGCCCAGGCGCTCAGCGGCGCAGCGCAAGTGCGTCAGCGTCAGGCTTTGCTGGCCCAGGCGCAGGTTGATCTCGGTCGCACCGAAATTCGCTCGCCGGTGGATGGCGTAGTGGTCAAACGCAGTGTGGACACGGGGCAAACTGTTGCCGCCAGCCTTCAGGCGCCGGAGCTTTTCATCATTGCCAAAAGTCTGACCGACATGCAGGTGGAAACTTCCGTTGATGAGGCGGACGTTGGCCGCATTCAGCCAGGCCAGAGCGTGAGCTTTACCGTCGACGCGTTTCCCGGGCAGCATTTTGCGGGACAGGTTACGCAAGTGCGCAAGGCAGCGTCCATTGTCTCCAATGTCGTGAGCTACACCGTCGTTGTTTCCGCCGCTAATCCCGATCTTATTTTGCTGCCTGGCATGACAGCCAATGTACGCATTATCACGGCACACAAGGATAACGTGCTCAAAGTGCCCAATGCCGCGCTACGCTTCCGCCCGCCTACGACGGGTGATGAAAAGGGCGAAGAAAAGAGCATCCCCGCCGCCCGTGGTGACTCGTCTCGCACCGTCCCCCAAGGGGACTTGCCACGTGGCGTGTCACCAGCGCCGACTTTTCGTCGAGGGGAAGACAGCAGCAATGGCAGCCGCCCGACAGCGGACTCAAGTCCGAAAGCGGATTCAAATCTATGGGTGCTGGATAAAGACGGCAAGCCCAGTGCCGTCGCAGTGCGCCTCGGCCTCACCGAGGGCAGCATGACGGAAATTATTGTCAGTCCTCCTGCGGATAATGGGAGGATCAAGGCAGGCAGCGAAGTCATCATCGGGCTGCAAAACGCGTCACGCGGCAAATCCGCAGGCGCGCCCGGCCCGCGCATGTTTTAA